One window from the genome of Nicotiana tomentosiformis chromosome 5, ASM39032v3, whole genome shotgun sequence encodes:
- the LOC104113881 gene encoding uncharacterized protein: MLPRWSKAISQFSRAYSQRNIKMGRRLCSFSYRDYSAVAPSVDHSTEKNYHSKPQVNLNKMFWSKPQSLALAPDSPLRIDEPQYEGIQRFLLKLMLFYSKQSTSIRGAHVIYRRVIHQIDRPAIYDVFSLEKTFKTTFALLVIHMWLCLRRLKQEGKEGVELGQYLYEIYNHDLELRVSKAGVNLLLTKWMKDLEKIFYGNIVAYDAAMLPEAGQDELQTVIWRNVFSDDGTSLPNDAALLPVQAICRYVRRESNCLSLTDKDAVFSGNFTFTSLENTKADKEGN; the protein is encoded by the exons ATGTTGCCGAGATGGAGCAAGGCCATTTCACAGTTTTCTAGGGCTTATTCTCAAAGGAACATAAAAATGGGAAGACGATTGTGTTCTTTTTCATATCGAGATTATTCCGCGGTTGCGCCGTCTGTAGACCATTCCACTGAGAAAAACTATCATAGCAAACCCCAG GTAAATTTAAACAAGATGTTCTGGTCTAAGCCTCAATCATTGGCATTGGCCCCTGATTCACCGTTAAGAATTGATGAGCCACAATATGAGGGCATCCAGCGTTTTCTCCTCAAATTGATGTTGTTCTATAGTAAGCAAAGCACGTCCATTCGAGGAGCTCATGTTATTTATCGCCGTGTTATTCACCAAATTGATAGACCTGCTATCTATGATG TATTTAGCTTGGAGAAAACATTTAAGACCACATTTGCTTTACTTGTTATCCATATGTGGCTATGCTTGCGACGCTTGAAGCAGGAGGGAAAGGAAGGCGTCGAGTTGGGGCAATATCTGTATGAGATATATAATCATGATCTGGAGTTGAGAGTTTCTAAAGCTGGG GTTAATTTATTGTTGACTAAATGGATGAAGGATTTGGAGAAGATATTTTATGGTAACATTGTTGCTTATGATGCTGCTATGCTTCCTGAAGCTGGGCAGGATGAGCTGCAAACTGTAATTTGGAG GAATGTCTTCTCTGATGATGGTACATCTTTACCAAATGATGCAGCCCTGCTTCCAGTCCAG GCTATTTGTAGGTATGTTCGCAGGGAATCCAACTGTCTGTCATTGACAG ATAAAGATGCTGTCTTTTCGGGCAACTTCACGTTCACCTCATTGGAAAACACAAAAGCTGATAAAGAGGGAAATTAG